The following proteins are co-located in the Hevea brasiliensis isolate MT/VB/25A 57/8 chromosome 11, ASM3005281v1, whole genome shotgun sequence genome:
- the LOC110647031 gene encoding uncharacterized protein LOC110647031 isoform X9 gives MPGTIQVSGSKALYLLHHNSKLAVILMLVLFQSSSGIHGFSIIILHLTNVLKDFHGQKRVPNLGQGGFLFSINNSSQQFDSYTSGCSRKRNITYRLVIEKGVWDDIFPFEGGGHVHMKLQFVLNEEDRQRIRIMRESALRKKHDELLNSELRSPTHATTVGSNVAPSLMFNHDVSDSHRTLLQREVIEAGLSSIVCSILFNKGKSGRKDVEGTHFTNDPSRIIYSEEASFLGSSGSVVAAKNQAPAELKADEANDPEKRSPLEKTPGKIRNMISAFENSLNQQDMRPTPIKSQSSKTTHRTGDVQQASTHIRKREEQIGFVRALAGSTSSHETGQLEELRAGRIQAKGKKKDLKDKVKVMHKVDIQEANTSSEKLARASTGERASVSGRMLIEKGIHLLSNLFARRRHSGGNPLKQKNGKGIQAEVLQDANIQGNSGGQPHSSECYGAWIFPDGGKGLCITAGGTQIMDLMRSGHAEEKGQLGQMSYPIAENGREICVPGGTDIQGKAGDETSPSQRHKESIIEGSTDAETSRGPIGQVMRAVIMVGFATLVFFTRQRKPDN, from the exons ATGCCAGGAACCATCCAAGTTTCAGGTTCTAAAGCACTTTATCTTCTTCACCATAATTCAAAACTGGCAGTTATTTTGATGCTTGTTTTGTTTCAATCCAGTTCTGGAATTCATGGCTTTTCAATCATCATCCTCCATCTCACAAATGTCCTTAAAGA TTTCCATGGGCAAAAGAGAGTACCAAACTTGGGACAAGGGGGATTTCTTTTT TCCATTAACAACTCTTCGCAACAATTTGATAGTTACACTTCAGGATGCTCAAGGAAAAGAAATATCACATATAG GTTGGTGATTGAGAAAGGCGTTTGGGATGACATATTTCCCTTTGAAGGAGGCGGGCATGTGCATATGAAGTTGCAGTTTGTACTTAATGAAGAAGACCGCCAGCGTATCCGGATCATG AGAGAATCAGCATTGAGAAAGAAGCACGACGAACTTCTCAATAGTGAACTTAGAAGTCCAACACATGCTACTACTGTTGGTAGTAATGTTGCACCATCTTTAATGTTCAATCACGATGTCTCAG ATTCACACAGAACCCTTCTTCAACGTGAAGTGATTGAAGCTGGTTTGAGTTCAATTGTTTGCTCCATTCTTTTCAATAAAGGAAAATCTGGTCGTAAGGATGTAGAAGGAACTCATTTCACTAATGATCCTAGCAGGATCATTTATTCAGAAGAAGCTTCATTTCTAGGGAGCTCAGGATCGGTAGTTGCTGCAAAGAATCAAGCCCCTGCAGAACTTAAGGCAGATGAAGCTAATGACCCAGAGAAGCGGAGCCCACTGGAGAAAACTCCCGGCAAGATAAGAAATATGATTAGTGCCTTTGAAAATAGTCTAAATCAG CAGGATATGAGACCTACACCAATAAAATCTCAGTCAAGCAAGACTACACACCGTACAGGAGATGTGCAACAAGCCTCGACACATATCAGAAAAAGAGAGGAGCAAATCGGTTTTGTTAGAGCTCTTGCTGGGTCTACATCGTCTCATGAGACAGGTCAATTGGAGGAGTTAAGAGCTGGACGTATTCAagctaaaggaaaaaaaaaagatttgaagGATAAAGTCAAAGTTATGCATAAAGTTGACATACAGGAAGCAAATACATCTTCTGAAAAATTAGCAAGAGCATCAACAGGAGAAAGAGCTTCGGTTTCAGGAAGAATGCTTATTGAGAAAGGCATACACTTACTGAGTAACTTGTTCGCCAGGAGAAGACATTCTGGCGGCAATCCACTCAAACAAAAGAACGGAAAAGGAATTCAAGCAGAAGTTTTACAAGATGCAAACATTCAAGGTAATTCAGGAGGTCAACCTCATTCTTCAGAATGCTATGGCGCCTGGATATTTCCTGATGGAGGAAAAGGCCTGTGCATCACAGCTGGTGGAACACAAATAATGGATCTAATGAGAAGTGGCCATGCAGAAGAAAAAGGCCAACTGGGACAGATGAGTTATCCCATAgcagaaaatgggagagag ATTTGCGTGCCTGGTGGCACTGACATTCAGGGCAAAGCAGGAGACGAGACTTCTCCAAGTCAAAGACACAAGGAATCAATAATTGAGGGTTCAACAGATGCTGAAACTTCTAGAGGCCCGATTGGACAG GTGATGAGAGCGGTGATCATGGTTGGGTTTGCAACACTAGTTTTCTTCACCAGACAAAGGAAACCAG ATAACTAA
- the LOC110647031 gene encoding uncharacterized protein LOC110647031 isoform X12, with protein MAFQSSSSISQMSLKISMGKREYQTWDKGDFFFPLTTLRNNLIVTLQDAQGKEISHIVVETRLVIEKGVWDDIFPFEGGGHVHMKLQFVLNEEDRQRIRIMRESALRKKHDELLNSELRSPTHATTVGSNVAPSLMFNHDVSDSHRTLLQREVIEAGLSSIVCSILFNKGKSGRKDVEGTHFTNDPSRIIYSEEASFLGSSGSVVAAKNQAPAELKADEANDPEKRSPLEKTPGKIRNMISAFENSLNQDMRPTPIKSQSSKTTHRTGDVQQASTHIRKREEQIGFVRALAGSTSSHETGQLEELRAGRIQAKGKKKDLKDKVKVMHKVDIQEANTSSEKLARASTGERASVSGRMLIEKGIHLLSNLFARRRHSGGNPLKQKNGKGIQAEVLQDANIQGNSGGQPHSSECYGAWIFPDGGKGLCITAGGTQIMDLMRSGHAEEKGQLGQMSYPIAENGREICVPGGTDIQGKAGDETSPSQRHKESIIEGSTDAETSRGPIGQVMRAVIMVGFATLVFFTRQRKPGK; from the exons ATGGCTTTTCAATCATCATCCTCCATCTCACAAATGTCCTTAAAGA TTTCCATGGGCAAAAGAGAGTACCAAACTTGGGACAAGGGGGATTTCTTTTT TCCATTAACAACTCTTCGCAACAATTTGATAGTTACACTTCAGGATGCTCAAGGAAAAGAAATATCACATATAG TTGTTGAAACCAGGTTGGTGATTGAGAAAGGCGTTTGGGATGACATATTTCCCTTTGAAGGAGGCGGGCATGTGCATATGAAGTTGCAGTTTGTACTTAATGAAGAAGACCGCCAGCGTATCCGGATCATG AGAGAATCAGCATTGAGAAAGAAGCACGACGAACTTCTCAATAGTGAACTTAGAAGTCCAACACATGCTACTACTGTTGGTAGTAATGTTGCACCATCTTTAATGTTCAATCACGATGTCTCAG ATTCACACAGAACCCTTCTTCAACGTGAAGTGATTGAAGCTGGTTTGAGTTCAATTGTTTGCTCCATTCTTTTCAATAAAGGAAAATCTGGTCGTAAGGATGTAGAAGGAACTCATTTCACTAATGATCCTAGCAGGATCATTTATTCAGAAGAAGCTTCATTTCTAGGGAGCTCAGGATCGGTAGTTGCTGCAAAGAATCAAGCCCCTGCAGAACTTAAGGCAGATGAAGCTAATGACCCAGAGAAGCGGAGCCCACTGGAGAAAACTCCCGGCAAGATAAGAAATATGATTAGTGCCTTTGAAAATAGTCTAAATCAG GATATGAGACCTACACCAATAAAATCTCAGTCAAGCAAGACTACACACCGTACAGGAGATGTGCAACAAGCCTCGACACATATCAGAAAAAGAGAGGAGCAAATCGGTTTTGTTAGAGCTCTTGCTGGGTCTACATCGTCTCATGAGACAGGTCAATTGGAGGAGTTAAGAGCTGGACGTATTCAagctaaaggaaaaaaaaaagatttgaagGATAAAGTCAAAGTTATGCATAAAGTTGACATACAGGAAGCAAATACATCTTCTGAAAAATTAGCAAGAGCATCAACAGGAGAAAGAGCTTCGGTTTCAGGAAGAATGCTTATTGAGAAAGGCATACACTTACTGAGTAACTTGTTCGCCAGGAGAAGACATTCTGGCGGCAATCCACTCAAACAAAAGAACGGAAAAGGAATTCAAGCAGAAGTTTTACAAGATGCAAACATTCAAGGTAATTCAGGAGGTCAACCTCATTCTTCAGAATGCTATGGCGCCTGGATATTTCCTGATGGAGGAAAAGGCCTGTGCATCACAGCTGGTGGAACACAAATAATGGATCTAATGAGAAGTGGCCATGCAGAAGAAAAAGGCCAACTGGGACAGATGAGTTATCCCATAgcagaaaatgggagagag ATTTGCGTGCCTGGTGGCACTGACATTCAGGGCAAAGCAGGAGACGAGACTTCTCCAAGTCAAAGACACAAGGAATCAATAATTGAGGGTTCAACAGATGCTGAAACTTCTAGAGGCCCGATTGGACAG GTGATGAGAGCGGTGATCATGGTTGGGTTTGCAACACTAGTTTTCTTCACCAGACAAAGGAAACCAG GAAAATAG
- the LOC110647031 gene encoding uncharacterized protein LOC110647031 isoform X2, with product MPGTIQVSGSKALYLLHHNSKLAVILMLVLFQSSSGIHGFSIIILHLTNVLKEYAMNSNYLSCFWEFLLFFLEKRILLMFIFHNAVSMGKREYQTWDKGDFFFPLTTLRNNLIVTLQDAQGKEISHIVVETRLVIEKGVWDDIFPFEGGGHVHMKLQFVLNEEDRQRIRIMRESALRKKHDELLNSELRSPTHATTVGSNVAPSLMFNHDVSDSHRTLLQREVIEAGLSSIVCSILFNKGKSGRKDVEGTHFTNDPSRIIYSEEASFLGSSGSVVAAKNQAPAELKADEANDPEKRSPLEKTPGKIRNMISAFENSLNQQDMRPTPIKSQSSKTTHRTGDVQQASTHIRKREEQIGFVRALAGSTSSHETGQLEELRAGRIQAKGKKKDLKDKVKVMHKVDIQEANTSSEKLARASTGERASVSGRMLIEKGIHLLSNLFARRRHSGGNPLKQKNGKGIQAEVLQDANIQGNSGGQPHSSECYGAWIFPDGGKGLCITAGGTQIMDLMRSGHAEEKGQLGQMSYPIAENGREICVPGGTDIQGKAGDETSPSQRHKESIIEGSTDAETSRGPIGQVMRAVIMVGFATLVFFTRQRKPGK from the exons ATGCCAGGAACCATCCAAGTTTCAGGTTCTAAAGCACTTTATCTTCTTCACCATAATTCAAAACTGGCAGTTATTTTGATGCTTGTTTTGTTTCAATCCAGTTCTGGAATTCATGGCTTTTCAATCATCATCCTCCATCTCACAAATGTCCTTAAAGAGTATGCGATGAACTCCAATTATTTGTCCTGTTTTTGGGAATTTCTGCTTTTCTTTCTGGAGAAGAGAATTCTACTGATGTTCATATTTCATAATGCAGTTTCCATGGGCAAAAGAGAGTACCAAACTTGGGACAAGGGGGATTTCTTTTT TCCATTAACAACTCTTCGCAACAATTTGATAGTTACACTTCAGGATGCTCAAGGAAAAGAAATATCACATATAG TTGTTGAAACCAGGTTGGTGATTGAGAAAGGCGTTTGGGATGACATATTTCCCTTTGAAGGAGGCGGGCATGTGCATATGAAGTTGCAGTTTGTACTTAATGAAGAAGACCGCCAGCGTATCCGGATCATG AGAGAATCAGCATTGAGAAAGAAGCACGACGAACTTCTCAATAGTGAACTTAGAAGTCCAACACATGCTACTACTGTTGGTAGTAATGTTGCACCATCTTTAATGTTCAATCACGATGTCTCAG ATTCACACAGAACCCTTCTTCAACGTGAAGTGATTGAAGCTGGTTTGAGTTCAATTGTTTGCTCCATTCTTTTCAATAAAGGAAAATCTGGTCGTAAGGATGTAGAAGGAACTCATTTCACTAATGATCCTAGCAGGATCATTTATTCAGAAGAAGCTTCATTTCTAGGGAGCTCAGGATCGGTAGTTGCTGCAAAGAATCAAGCCCCTGCAGAACTTAAGGCAGATGAAGCTAATGACCCAGAGAAGCGGAGCCCACTGGAGAAAACTCCCGGCAAGATAAGAAATATGATTAGTGCCTTTGAAAATAGTCTAAATCAG CAGGATATGAGACCTACACCAATAAAATCTCAGTCAAGCAAGACTACACACCGTACAGGAGATGTGCAACAAGCCTCGACACATATCAGAAAAAGAGAGGAGCAAATCGGTTTTGTTAGAGCTCTTGCTGGGTCTACATCGTCTCATGAGACAGGTCAATTGGAGGAGTTAAGAGCTGGACGTATTCAagctaaaggaaaaaaaaaagatttgaagGATAAAGTCAAAGTTATGCATAAAGTTGACATACAGGAAGCAAATACATCTTCTGAAAAATTAGCAAGAGCATCAACAGGAGAAAGAGCTTCGGTTTCAGGAAGAATGCTTATTGAGAAAGGCATACACTTACTGAGTAACTTGTTCGCCAGGAGAAGACATTCTGGCGGCAATCCACTCAAACAAAAGAACGGAAAAGGAATTCAAGCAGAAGTTTTACAAGATGCAAACATTCAAGGTAATTCAGGAGGTCAACCTCATTCTTCAGAATGCTATGGCGCCTGGATATTTCCTGATGGAGGAAAAGGCCTGTGCATCACAGCTGGTGGAACACAAATAATGGATCTAATGAGAAGTGGCCATGCAGAAGAAAAAGGCCAACTGGGACAGATGAGTTATCCCATAgcagaaaatgggagagag ATTTGCGTGCCTGGTGGCACTGACATTCAGGGCAAAGCAGGAGACGAGACTTCTCCAAGTCAAAGACACAAGGAATCAATAATTGAGGGTTCAACAGATGCTGAAACTTCTAGAGGCCCGATTGGACAG GTGATGAGAGCGGTGATCATGGTTGGGTTTGCAACACTAGTTTTCTTCACCAGACAAAGGAAACCAG GAAAATAG
- the LOC110647031 gene encoding uncharacterized protein LOC110647031 isoform X4, which produces MPGTIQVSGSKALYLLHHNSKLAVILMLVLFQSSSGIHGFSIIILHLTNVLKDFHGQKRVPNLGQGGFLFVTYPFILVWFLLFLLFNKFRILLIYPSCVQSINNSSQQFDSYTSGCSRKRNITYRLVIEKGVWDDIFPFEGGGHVHMKLQFVLNEEDRQRIRIMRESALRKKHDELLNSELRSPTHATTVGSNVAPSLMFNHDVSDSHRTLLQREVIEAGLSSIVCSILFNKGKSGRKDVEGTHFTNDPSRIIYSEEASFLGSSGSVVAAKNQAPAELKADEANDPEKRSPLEKTPGKIRNMISAFENSLNQQDMRPTPIKSQSSKTTHRTGDVQQASTHIRKREEQIGFVRALAGSTSSHETGQLEELRAGRIQAKGKKKDLKDKVKVMHKVDIQEANTSSEKLARASTGERASVSGRMLIEKGIHLLSNLFARRRHSGGNPLKQKNGKGIQAEVLQDANIQGNSGGQPHSSECYGAWIFPDGGKGLCITAGGTQIMDLMRSGHAEEKGQLGQMSYPIAENGREICVPGGTDIQGKAGDETSPSQRHKESIIEGSTDAETSRGPIGQVMRAVIMVGFATLVFFTRQRKPDN; this is translated from the exons ATGCCAGGAACCATCCAAGTTTCAGGTTCTAAAGCACTTTATCTTCTTCACCATAATTCAAAACTGGCAGTTATTTTGATGCTTGTTTTGTTTCAATCCAGTTCTGGAATTCATGGCTTTTCAATCATCATCCTCCATCTCACAAATGTCCTTAAAGA TTTCCATGGGCAAAAGAGAGTACCAAACTTGGGACAAGGGGGATTTCTTTTTGTAACTTATCCATTTATATTAGTCTGGTTTCTACTCTTTCTTCTGTTTAACAAGTTCAGAATTTTGCTTATATATCCAAGTTGTGTGCAGTCCATTAACAACTCTTCGCAACAATTTGATAGTTACACTTCAGGATGCTCAAGGAAAAGAAATATCACATATAG GTTGGTGATTGAGAAAGGCGTTTGGGATGACATATTTCCCTTTGAAGGAGGCGGGCATGTGCATATGAAGTTGCAGTTTGTACTTAATGAAGAAGACCGCCAGCGTATCCGGATCATG AGAGAATCAGCATTGAGAAAGAAGCACGACGAACTTCTCAATAGTGAACTTAGAAGTCCAACACATGCTACTACTGTTGGTAGTAATGTTGCACCATCTTTAATGTTCAATCACGATGTCTCAG ATTCACACAGAACCCTTCTTCAACGTGAAGTGATTGAAGCTGGTTTGAGTTCAATTGTTTGCTCCATTCTTTTCAATAAAGGAAAATCTGGTCGTAAGGATGTAGAAGGAACTCATTTCACTAATGATCCTAGCAGGATCATTTATTCAGAAGAAGCTTCATTTCTAGGGAGCTCAGGATCGGTAGTTGCTGCAAAGAATCAAGCCCCTGCAGAACTTAAGGCAGATGAAGCTAATGACCCAGAGAAGCGGAGCCCACTGGAGAAAACTCCCGGCAAGATAAGAAATATGATTAGTGCCTTTGAAAATAGTCTAAATCAG CAGGATATGAGACCTACACCAATAAAATCTCAGTCAAGCAAGACTACACACCGTACAGGAGATGTGCAACAAGCCTCGACACATATCAGAAAAAGAGAGGAGCAAATCGGTTTTGTTAGAGCTCTTGCTGGGTCTACATCGTCTCATGAGACAGGTCAATTGGAGGAGTTAAGAGCTGGACGTATTCAagctaaaggaaaaaaaaaagatttgaagGATAAAGTCAAAGTTATGCATAAAGTTGACATACAGGAAGCAAATACATCTTCTGAAAAATTAGCAAGAGCATCAACAGGAGAAAGAGCTTCGGTTTCAGGAAGAATGCTTATTGAGAAAGGCATACACTTACTGAGTAACTTGTTCGCCAGGAGAAGACATTCTGGCGGCAATCCACTCAAACAAAAGAACGGAAAAGGAATTCAAGCAGAAGTTTTACAAGATGCAAACATTCAAGGTAATTCAGGAGGTCAACCTCATTCTTCAGAATGCTATGGCGCCTGGATATTTCCTGATGGAGGAAAAGGCCTGTGCATCACAGCTGGTGGAACACAAATAATGGATCTAATGAGAAGTGGCCATGCAGAAGAAAAAGGCCAACTGGGACAGATGAGTTATCCCATAgcagaaaatgggagagag ATTTGCGTGCCTGGTGGCACTGACATTCAGGGCAAAGCAGGAGACGAGACTTCTCCAAGTCAAAGACACAAGGAATCAATAATTGAGGGTTCAACAGATGCTGAAACTTCTAGAGGCCCGATTGGACAG GTGATGAGAGCGGTGATCATGGTTGGGTTTGCAACACTAGTTTTCTTCACCAGACAAAGGAAACCAG ATAACTAA
- the LOC110647031 gene encoding uncharacterized protein LOC110647031 isoform X8, with protein MPGTIQVSGSKALYLLHHNSKLAVILMLVLFQSSSGIHGFSIIILHLTNVLKEYAMNSNYLSCFWEFLLFFLEKRILLMFIFHNAVSMGKREYQTWDKGDFFFPLTTLRNNLIVTLQDAQGKEISHIVVETRLVIEKGVWDDIFPFEGGGHVHMKLQFVLNEEDRQRIRIMRESALRKKHDELLNSELRSPTHATTVGSNVAPSLMFNHDVSGKSGRKDVEGTHFTNDPSRIIYSEEASFLGSSGSVVAAKNQAPAELKADEANDPEKRSPLEKTPGKIRNMISAFENSLNQQDMRPTPIKSQSSKTTHRTGDVQQASTHIRKREEQIGFVRALAGSTSSHETGQLEELRAGRIQAKGKKKDLKDKVKVMHKVDIQEANTSSEKLARASTGERASVSGRMLIEKGIHLLSNLFARRRHSGGNPLKQKNGKGIQAEVLQDANIQGNSGGQPHSSECYGAWIFPDGGKGLCITAGGTQIMDLMRSGHAEEKGQLGQMSYPIAENGREICVPGGTDIQGKAGDETSPSQRHKESIIEGSTDAETSRGPIGQVMRAVIMVGFATLVFFTRQRKPDN; from the exons ATGCCAGGAACCATCCAAGTTTCAGGTTCTAAAGCACTTTATCTTCTTCACCATAATTCAAAACTGGCAGTTATTTTGATGCTTGTTTTGTTTCAATCCAGTTCTGGAATTCATGGCTTTTCAATCATCATCCTCCATCTCACAAATGTCCTTAAAGAGTATGCGATGAACTCCAATTATTTGTCCTGTTTTTGGGAATTTCTGCTTTTCTTTCTGGAGAAGAGAATTCTACTGATGTTCATATTTCATAATGCAGTTTCCATGGGCAAAAGAGAGTACCAAACTTGGGACAAGGGGGATTTCTTTTT TCCATTAACAACTCTTCGCAACAATTTGATAGTTACACTTCAGGATGCTCAAGGAAAAGAAATATCACATATAG TTGTTGAAACCAGGTTGGTGATTGAGAAAGGCGTTTGGGATGACATATTTCCCTTTGAAGGAGGCGGGCATGTGCATATGAAGTTGCAGTTTGTACTTAATGAAGAAGACCGCCAGCGTATCCGGATCATG AGAGAATCAGCATTGAGAAAGAAGCACGACGAACTTCTCAATAGTGAACTTAGAAGTCCAACACATGCTACTACTGTTGGTAGTAATGTTGCACCATCTTTAATGTTCAATCACGATGTCTCAG GAAAATCTGGTCGTAAGGATGTAGAAGGAACTCATTTCACTAATGATCCTAGCAGGATCATTTATTCAGAAGAAGCTTCATTTCTAGGGAGCTCAGGATCGGTAGTTGCTGCAAAGAATCAAGCCCCTGCAGAACTTAAGGCAGATGAAGCTAATGACCCAGAGAAGCGGAGCCCACTGGAGAAAACTCCCGGCAAGATAAGAAATATGATTAGTGCCTTTGAAAATAGTCTAAATCAG CAGGATATGAGACCTACACCAATAAAATCTCAGTCAAGCAAGACTACACACCGTACAGGAGATGTGCAACAAGCCTCGACACATATCAGAAAAAGAGAGGAGCAAATCGGTTTTGTTAGAGCTCTTGCTGGGTCTACATCGTCTCATGAGACAGGTCAATTGGAGGAGTTAAGAGCTGGACGTATTCAagctaaaggaaaaaaaaaagatttgaagGATAAAGTCAAAGTTATGCATAAAGTTGACATACAGGAAGCAAATACATCTTCTGAAAAATTAGCAAGAGCATCAACAGGAGAAAGAGCTTCGGTTTCAGGAAGAATGCTTATTGAGAAAGGCATACACTTACTGAGTAACTTGTTCGCCAGGAGAAGACATTCTGGCGGCAATCCACTCAAACAAAAGAACGGAAAAGGAATTCAAGCAGAAGTTTTACAAGATGCAAACATTCAAGGTAATTCAGGAGGTCAACCTCATTCTTCAGAATGCTATGGCGCCTGGATATTTCCTGATGGAGGAAAAGGCCTGTGCATCACAGCTGGTGGAACACAAATAATGGATCTAATGAGAAGTGGCCATGCAGAAGAAAAAGGCCAACTGGGACAGATGAGTTATCCCATAgcagaaaatgggagagag ATTTGCGTGCCTGGTGGCACTGACATTCAGGGCAAAGCAGGAGACGAGACTTCTCCAAGTCAAAGACACAAGGAATCAATAATTGAGGGTTCAACAGATGCTGAAACTTCTAGAGGCCCGATTGGACAG GTGATGAGAGCGGTGATCATGGTTGGGTTTGCAACACTAGTTTTCTTCACCAGACAAAGGAAACCAG ATAACTAA
- the LOC110647031 gene encoding uncharacterized protein LOC110647031 isoform X10: MNSNYLSCFWEFLLFFLEKRILLMFIFHNAVSMGKREYQTWDKGDFFFPLTTLRNNLIVTLQDAQGKEISHIVVETRLVIEKGVWDDIFPFEGGGHVHMKLQFVLNEEDRQRIRIMRESALRKKHDELLNSELRSPTHATTVGSNVAPSLMFNHDVSDSHRTLLQREVIEAGLSSIVCSILFNKGKSGRKDVEGTHFTNDPSRIIYSEEASFLGSSGSVVAAKNQAPAELKADEANDPEKRSPLEKTPGKIRNMISAFENSLNQQDMRPTPIKSQSSKTTHRTGDVQQASTHIRKREEQIGFVRALAGSTSSHETGQLEELRAGRIQAKGKKKDLKDKVKVMHKVDIQEANTSSEKLARASTGERASVSGRMLIEKGIHLLSNLFARRRHSGGNPLKQKNGKGIQAEVLQDANIQGNSGGQPHSSECYGAWIFPDGGKGLCITAGGTQIMDLMRSGHAEEKGQLGQMSYPIAENGREICVPGGTDIQGKAGDETSPSQRHKESIIEGSTDAETSRGPIGQVMRAVIMVGFATLVFFTRQRKPDN; this comes from the exons ATGAACTCCAATTATTTGTCCTGTTTTTGGGAATTTCTGCTTTTCTTTCTGGAGAAGAGAATTCTACTGATGTTCATATTTCATAATGCAGTTTCCATGGGCAAAAGAGAGTACCAAACTTGGGACAAGGGGGATTTCTTTTT TCCATTAACAACTCTTCGCAACAATTTGATAGTTACACTTCAGGATGCTCAAGGAAAAGAAATATCACATATAG TTGTTGAAACCAGGTTGGTGATTGAGAAAGGCGTTTGGGATGACATATTTCCCTTTGAAGGAGGCGGGCATGTGCATATGAAGTTGCAGTTTGTACTTAATGAAGAAGACCGCCAGCGTATCCGGATCATG AGAGAATCAGCATTGAGAAAGAAGCACGACGAACTTCTCAATAGTGAACTTAGAAGTCCAACACATGCTACTACTGTTGGTAGTAATGTTGCACCATCTTTAATGTTCAATCACGATGTCTCAG ATTCACACAGAACCCTTCTTCAACGTGAAGTGATTGAAGCTGGTTTGAGTTCAATTGTTTGCTCCATTCTTTTCAATAAAGGAAAATCTGGTCGTAAGGATGTAGAAGGAACTCATTTCACTAATGATCCTAGCAGGATCATTTATTCAGAAGAAGCTTCATTTCTAGGGAGCTCAGGATCGGTAGTTGCTGCAAAGAATCAAGCCCCTGCAGAACTTAAGGCAGATGAAGCTAATGACCCAGAGAAGCGGAGCCCACTGGAGAAAACTCCCGGCAAGATAAGAAATATGATTAGTGCCTTTGAAAATAGTCTAAATCAG CAGGATATGAGACCTACACCAATAAAATCTCAGTCAAGCAAGACTACACACCGTACAGGAGATGTGCAACAAGCCTCGACACATATCAGAAAAAGAGAGGAGCAAATCGGTTTTGTTAGAGCTCTTGCTGGGTCTACATCGTCTCATGAGACAGGTCAATTGGAGGAGTTAAGAGCTGGACGTATTCAagctaaaggaaaaaaaaaagatttgaagGATAAAGTCAAAGTTATGCATAAAGTTGACATACAGGAAGCAAATACATCTTCTGAAAAATTAGCAAGAGCATCAACAGGAGAAAGAGCTTCGGTTTCAGGAAGAATGCTTATTGAGAAAGGCATACACTTACTGAGTAACTTGTTCGCCAGGAGAAGACATTCTGGCGGCAATCCACTCAAACAAAAGAACGGAAAAGGAATTCAAGCAGAAGTTTTACAAGATGCAAACATTCAAGGTAATTCAGGAGGTCAACCTCATTCTTCAGAATGCTATGGCGCCTGGATATTTCCTGATGGAGGAAAAGGCCTGTGCATCACAGCTGGTGGAACACAAATAATGGATCTAATGAGAAGTGGCCATGCAGAAGAAAAAGGCCAACTGGGACAGATGAGTTATCCCATAgcagaaaatgggagagag ATTTGCGTGCCTGGTGGCACTGACATTCAGGGCAAAGCAGGAGACGAGACTTCTCCAAGTCAAAGACACAAGGAATCAATAATTGAGGGTTCAACAGATGCTGAAACTTCTAGAGGCCCGATTGGACAG GTGATGAGAGCGGTGATCATGGTTGGGTTTGCAACACTAGTTTTCTTCACCAGACAAAGGAAACCAG ATAACTAA